A region of Heteronotia binoei isolate CCM8104 ecotype False Entrance Well chromosome 2, APGP_CSIRO_Hbin_v1, whole genome shotgun sequence DNA encodes the following proteins:
- the LOC132567494 gene encoding zinc finger protein 135-like yields the protein MHQRTHTGERPFECSECGKRFNDSSSLHRHQRTHTGEKPFECSECGKRFTESSSLQSHQRTHTGEKPFECSECGRRFSRSDSLQSHQRAHTGEKPFECSECGKRFSQSGHLHRHQRTHTVEKPFECSECGKRFSQSGHLHRHQRTHTGERPFECSECGKRFSQSGHLQSHQTTHTGERPFECSECGKRFTDSSSLHRHQRTHTGERPFECTECGKRFTDSSNLQSHQRTHTGEKPFECSECGKRFTVSSHLHRHQRTHIGEKPFECSECGKRFSHSGHLQSHQKTHTGERPFECSECGKRFSRSGTLNRHQRTHTGERPFECSECGKRFTDSGSLKSHQRTHTGERPFECSECAKRFSESGHLQRHQRTHTGERPFECTECGRSFTNTSNLQRHQRTHTGERSFECSECGKRFNQSGSLQRHQRTHTGERSFECSECGKRFRHNVNLQSHQRTHTGERPLECSEC from the coding sequence atgcatcagagaacccacacaggggagagaccttttgaatgctcagagtgtggaaagagattcaatgacagtagcagtcttcacaggcatcagagaacccacacaggggagaaaccttttgaatgctcagagtgtggaaagagattcactgaaagtagcagtcttcaaagtcatcagagaacccacacaggggagaaaccttttgaatgctcagagtgtggaaggagattcagtcggagtgactctcttcaaagtcatcagagagcccacacaggggagaaaccttttgaatgctcagagtgtggaaagagattcagtcagagtggccatcttcacaggcatcagagaacccacacagtggagaaaccttttgaatgctcagagtgtggaaagagattcagtcagagtggccatcttcacaggcatcagagaacccacacaggggagagaccttttgaatgctcagagtgtggaaagagattcagtcagagtggccatcttcaaagtcatcagacaacccacacaggagagagaccttttgaatgctcagagtgtggaaagagattcactgacagtagcagtcttcacaggcatcagagaacccacacaggggagagaccttttgaatgcacagagtgtggaaagagattcactgacagtagcaatcttcaaagtcatcagagaacccacacaggggagaaaccttttgaatgctcagagtgtggaaagagattcactgtcagtagccatcttcacaggcatcagagaacccacataggggagaaaccttttgaatgctcagagtgtggaaagagattcagtcacagtggccatcttcaaagtcatcagaaaacccacacaggggagagaccttttgaatgctcagagtgtggaaagagattcagtcgcagtGGCACTCTTAatcgtcatcagagaacccacacaggggagagaccttttgaatgctcagagtgtggaaagagattcactgacagTGGCAGTCTaaaaagtcatcagagaacccacacaggggagagaccttttgaatgctcagagtgtgcaaagaggttcagtgagagtggccatcttcaaaggcatcagagaacccacacaggggagagaccttttgaatgcacagagtgtggaaggagtTTCACTAACACTagcaatcttcaaaggcatcagagaacccacacaggagagagatcttttgaatgctcagagtgtgggaagagattcaatcagagtggcagtcttcaaaggcatcagagaacccacacaggagagagatcttttgaatgctcagagtgtggaaagagattcaggcaCAATgtcaatcttcaaagtcatcagagaacccacacaggggagagacctttagaatgctcggagtgt